GCGGCAGACTAGCGCGTGAGCAGGCAAGATGAACCTATGATCGAGAGCCCGACCAGCCTGGCGTGCGAGGAGGAACCCCTCATGGACCCCGTTCGGCCCTCCGTCGGCTGGGGTGTCACCCACCTCTATTACCGGGTCGACCCGGGCCGATGCGCCGACCCCGGCCTGGCCGGCAAGCAGCTCGTGGCCGCCCTCGACGGGTTTGCCGCCGAACCCGACCACCAGGTGCTCTGCTCTACCGTGCTCGGCCTCAAGGCCGACGCCGGGATCATGGCCCTCGGCCCCGACCTCGCCCGCCACGAGGCGCTCGGCCGCGCCCTCGGCACCGGCATGGTCGGGGCAGCGCTCTCCCCGGCGTTCTCCTTCGTCTCGCTGACCGAGACCTCCGAGTACATGGCCACCCCTGAGGAGACCCGGGCTCGGGTCGAGGCCGAGCACGCCGGCCGAGACCCCGAGATTCTCGAGCGCGAGCTCGCCGCGGCCGGGGAGCGCCTGGCCAAGTACCGGGAGGACAAGCTCCACCCGCAGCTGCCCCGCAAGGCAGTCCTCGCCTTCTACCCCATGAGCAAGGCCCGCGACCCAGGTGCCAACTGGTACCGGCTGCCGTTCGAGGAGCGCCGCCGCCTCATGGGCGGCCACGCCAAGGTGGGCCGGCGCTACCACGGACGGGTGCTG
This genomic interval from Actinomycetes bacterium contains the following:
- a CDS encoding chlorite dismutase family protein, with amino-acid sequence MDPVRPSVGWGVTHLYYRVDPGRCADPGLAGKQLVAALDGFAAEPDHQVLCSTVLGLKADAGIMALGPDLARHEALGRALGTGMVGAALSPAFSFVSLTETSEYMATPEETRARVEAEHAGRDPEILERELAAAGERLAKYREDKLHPQLPRKAVLAFYPMSKARDPGANWYRLPFEERRRLMGGHAKVGRRYHGRVLQLITGATGLDDHEWGVTLLADDLAAIKEIVYEMRFDEVTAAYARFGTFLVGLTCSPAELAKRLGLA